The following nucleotide sequence is from Cucumis melo cultivar AY chromosome 1, USDA_Cmelo_AY_1.0, whole genome shotgun sequence.
GGATCGTGAAGATTTTGATGTCGTGTTATGGAGTTCTATGATTGCCGCTTATGGATTCCATGGGAGAGGAGAGGAAGCTGTGGAGCTGTTTCACCAAATGGAAGATTTGAAAATGGAGGCAAATGAAGTGACCTTCTTGAGTCTGCTTTATGCTTGTAGTCACTCTGGATTGAAGGAGAAAGGAACTGAGTATTTAGATTTGATGGTGAAGAAGTATAAACTCAAGCCTAGAATTGAACACTACACATGTGTGGTTGATCTGCTCGGTCGGGCTGGCCGGTTGGAGGAAGCAGAGGGTATGATAAGATCAATGCCTGTAAAACCAGATGGCATTATTTGGAAAACTTTATTAGCAGCCTGCAAACTCCACAAGGAAGCAGAAATGGCCAAACGAATTTCTGAAGAAATTATAAAGCTTGATCCTCTAGATGCTGCTTCCTATGTGCTGCTTTCAAACATCCATGCTTCTGCTAGAAATTGGCCCAACGTTTCCGAGATTAGGAAAGCAATGAGAGACAGGAACGTCAGGAAGGAACCAGGCATTAGTTGGTTAGAACTCAAAAATTTGGTTCATCAATTTAGCATGGGGGACAAATCTCACCCACAATACTTTGAGATTGATTTGTATTTGAAAGAACTAATGTCCGAACTGAAACGGCATGGTTACGTGCCGGACTTAGGCTCGGTTTTGCACGACATGGAcaatgaagaaaaagaatacAACTTGGCACATCACAGTGAGAAGTTTGCAATTGCTTTTGCACTGATGAATACTTCAGAGAATGTCCCAATAAGAGTGATGAAGAACTTGAGAGTCTGCAATGACTGTCATAATGCCATTAAGTGCATATCAAGGATTAGGAATAGAGAGATTATTGTAAGAGATGCAAGTAGATTTCACCATTTCAAGGATGGTGAATGTTCTTGTGGTAATTATTGGTaggaatttttctttttctttcgcACAAATAGGGATATGAGAATTTGAATCTCTAACATTATAAGACACATTGCAAGTCGACTACCCTAAGCTATATTCCGTCGACTACCCTAAGCTATGTTCGTTTACGGTCTCTTTCCATATGTAAACCTAAGGTTCGATCTAATTAATAAGCATTCATTTATATAATGTTTCAAACAAGCCTGAGCTTGATCATGCTCGTTGGGATAGGAACAATACAAGTAAAGACTCAACAAAATACTGAGAAACTGAAAGACCAAGTCGATCCATTggttttgtttgatattttagtataaaattggacatttttatttatattttgtgaaAACTAAAATATATTGATTCGGATGGGGTTTAAGtatgttatatttatatatcGTTAAAATAAGCTCCGACATCGGAAGAAAAAACCAATTAATATAGAacagttttttaaaaaaatgaaaaaaaaatgaaaaaaaaaagtccaattgaaatctataaataaaataataataataataacaacaataataaccttgagactttttttttttttatcctacataaagaaaaaagagacattttctttttccttttctgtgACTAACCTCAGTAATAGTATCTTCTAAAGAACAAAGCAAATAGGAGTGTTATTTTCGTAGCAGAAGAAAAGGTTTTACATTAGGAAATCAACATAAGAATAAGTGTAACCAGGAAATAAAAGGAAGAAGCAATACATGtacaaaatgaaattatatgATTCATATTAGAAAACCTCTCAAATAAGCGGAGCGTTGAGCGAGCTCAGCCTCATATTAACCTATCCTACCATAACATCGCAGCTAAATTAGCTACTTATTCTCTCATTTAACTATCCACATTATATCTTTCCAATGTCAGTACAGTCAACAGAGCCATTCCAATCCGACGAGTTCTTCCCTTCCAGCGGTTTAAGTTCAAAGCCTCAGGCTGATATTGATTCATTTTACTTCTTTTAATAGTTGAACTCGTCCACCGTCTTCAAAAAGCTTGTCCATTTGAAACCCAGGGTCaatgattttctttctttttctagttAAAAACTAGCATGAAAAGCTGAAAGGAAAATGACACTATAGAAAGTAAAGAGATATGtattcaaattcatcacccagcTAGCTTCTCGTACAAAAATTCCCACTTGATCTTTGATCTACATGTCCCGAAAAGCAGTGACATGGGGATTTTGTTTCAACTTTCAAGAAGCATTTTCACCTTCTTCATCATCGGAGGATGGTAATGGACTAGAAGCTTCAGCCAGGTACTCAAGCATGCTTATTACTTCGGCTGTGTCATCTAAATAATATTTGGCTTTGCTTGGTTTTTGTCCAACAGTGCAGGCAAAAACTGACGTCGTTGGAGAAAGAATGTTACTGGACAATGCATTACCAATTATTTCAAACATGTCCTCATCTGATCTGTCGTCACCGATGCACAACACAAAGTCAGCAAGCTTTCCATCCTCTGCCATTGATGAAAAGATCTTTTCAGCCACAAGGCCTTTGGTAACCCCCTGGAGCAAATACAAGAGATCAGAGCATCGAAAATTAGTTCGACCATACATATTCGGAAAAAGTATGTCTAAGGACATAGAATATGTTGCACTGGGTGACCAATAATGAAATATTAAGGTTTTGTACATGCTTTATCAAGATTATCATTCATACATCTTCTGCAGGAGGTAGATAAATGATAAATAACACACCTGTGGTTTCACTTCTACGATAAATTGGCCGCTTTTGACTGCAACCGGTTCGTTGGCCAAAACACTTTCTAAATGATCCAACATCTCCTTTGCCTGGGATGATCCGAAACCAGGATCTGCATCTCGATACTGCCAAACCAAAGCACTTTCCTTTCTTTCAATAGAAGAACCATCTGTAGCCTCGGTATATAATTTCATAACAGGCTCGGCAATGTGCATCCATCCAAAATCAGAACTTTGGCCGCAGATCTTCCACTCTTCGTTTTGTGACTGCCTGGCCATTTTGAACAGAGTTGACGAAAGAATTAGAATAGAAGAAAAGAATTTAGGAATATGACCAAAAATGAAAACTTTGCAGCAAGTAACTAGCCCTTTAAAAATGGTTCAGAATCTCCTACAATCTAGGCTAGATCAATAGCAGTGTGGTATCCAGAGGTAAAAAATTCTTAACCATTGTTTCCCTTGGTAGAAATCCAAACAATCACTAACATAAAGAATATATGCTCCAACTGAGATGATATGAAACAAGTATTTATGCTTTAGATAATTCTCACAAAATGGATACAACTAGCTATATTTACGTGCAATGCTCAATGGAACACCTATACCCCACCACTAACGTGAAGGAGAGGATTGAGAGAGATCGTAGAAGCAAACCTTAAAAAATATCCATGTTCTGCTGCAATTCCAAGCTTCTTGCATGGACAAAACCACTTGCTTAAGCTGTCTCTCCCTCGTCCACTCACAATGAAGACCACGTTTTTTGCATCTGCACAAAGCGTGTTAAGGATAGAGATAACCTGCGCACTAGGTGACTTATTTATGGAGTTTTGGGGCATCACAGTGCCATCATAGTCCAACAGAATGGCCCGACTTTCGGCCCTACTGTAAGATGATACAATGGCATCTACTGAGAGTTTTCTGAAGTTGGGATCAAGAGCTACAACCCTGAATCCAAAACTAAAACCTATTCCCCAACATCTTCTCCTGAAATGATCTGAGCAAGTTCTCTCCATGTCTTGCAAGAAACTACGAGACCAATAAGCGACGTCGTGTGTGGCAACGTAACGATAATGCTTCTCATGTCGCAGCTGCTTCTCTGAATCAGCCATTGAGATTGCTTCATTCAGAGCCTCTGCTGTCTTTTCCACATTCCATGGATTAACACGAAATGCTCCACTCAGTGATGGAGAGCACCCAATAAATTCAGATATGACGAGCATGCTCTTTTTTGGTCCGCTGAAGTTCAAACATTTTTGGGAGGTGGATATTCCCTGTCTACAGACAACGTACTCATAAGGAGTTAGGTTCATACCATCTCTAACAGCAGTTACAGCTACACACTCAGCAATGCTATAATAAGCAACCCTTTCAGTGATTGGCACATGCCTGTCGAGAAGTACTATTGGCTCATAACCAGGATGCCCATACTCCTTGTTGATCCTTCTACAgctttcttttatttcatcttcTATTTCTTGTAAATCTCTTCCCTTACCTCTGGCTGGATTTACAATTTGGATAAGTACAGCCTTTCCTATCCACTTTGGATGTTGCTTTAGTACCTGTTCCATAGCTAACAATTTCAAGTTGATACCTTTGAAAATGTCCAAATCATCAACACCAAGCAACACCGTCTTCCCTGCAAATTGCTGTGTGAGTTCCCTAGTCTTAGCATCCTCATCTGCCAGTTTCATTACCGATTCAATCCGACTCATATGAATACCAACAGGCATTATTTTTATCCCAATCGTTCTGCCGTAGTATTCCAATCCAAGATATCCCCTTTTTGACTGGTATTCCAACCCCAACATTCGGCTGCAACAAGAAAGGAAATGACGAGCATAATCGAAAGTGTGGAATCCAATGATATCAGAGTTAAGTAATGCCTTGAGAATCTCTTCTCTGACAGGAAGGGTACGGTAGATCTCAGATGAAGGAAATGGACTATGAAGGAAAAATCCCATTTTAACTCTGTTAAAACGCCTCCTCAAGAAAGTGGGCAATACCATCAAATGGTAATCATGAATCCAGATATAGTCATCATCTGGGTTGATGACCTCGACTACTTTCTGGAAAAATAACTTATTTGCGGATACATAAGCTTCCCACATGGAGCGATCAAATCGACCCTTCTGATCAGCAGAATATGGCAACATATAATGAAAAAGAGGCCACAAATGCCTCTTGCAGAAACCATCATAAAACTTCTCCAAAATATGAGGAGGCAAAAATGCAGGAATACACCTAAATCTCTCCAACAAAATCTGGGAGACCTCATCTTGTTCTTCTGGTTGGATATCGACTTTCAACGAACCAACATAGAGAATCTCCATATCTTCTGGTAAGCCATCTTTAAGCTGCAAAAGCAACGAATCTTCATTCCAACTGAAACTCCATGAATTATCATCCTCCCTTCGTTTTGCTCTTAAAGGAAGCTGGTTTGCTACAATTATCATCCGATCTGACGAAATTGAGGACGGGTTTTCAGATGTAACACTGTAGGCTTGATCATCATCGAGCTCAGCTACATTACCCGGAACAGTCATGACCCGCGGAAATCGCTTCTTTTTCACTTCCATTGCTGGAAAATTTCCAgaagccaaatctaaaagatttgTGTAAGATCTCGAAATCATGTTTCTCTTCTTTGTTCGCCAGATGAACACCCTACTCTACAATCACAGAGGCAAATTCGAACAACTTAACAAGCGCAGCGCATAACAAGAACAATCAAAACCCTAAACGTTCAAAAACGCAATGAAGTTACAAAATACAGCCTAACGAATATGCAAAGGGTTAATAAAATAGCAAATTAACCCCAATCAAGTAATTAAGCCAGTTTTTTTAAACAGAAAAGGTCCTTGTTTAAGAGCAACCGATTCCTATCCAACGTACATGTAATCTTTCCTATTATTCTAATCCTATCTATCCTAAAACCTCAAAGATTCTCTTTAATCCATAGCAGAATCCAACCttcccacaaaaaaaaaaaaaaaaaaaaaaaaaaagcaacagCAACCAATGCCCTCATTCCCAAAATTACGGAATTAGATCCATTCTTTAATCGAAACCGACATGGTAACAAGAacattgaaagaaagaaagatcaaAATGGCAATCGAGAAGACAAAGAAACAAATCTAAACCAATGAAATTTCACGCGTACCCGTTAAGTCTGTCTGAAGAAGAACGCCCAGATCCCGAACGGTAACAACAAGAAGAATGaacccccctcccccccccccccccaaaaaaaaaaaaaaaaagaacgaaAAAATGCTGCAAAATTCGTATTTCTTCAGAAGCCCAAGAAGAAGAATTTGTTCCAATTCAAAGATTCGAAGCTGACCCTTCCTTCCCTCTAATTTCgatccctttttttttttttctttttcagaaaatggattgtGAAAAGGGGTTAAATATTACCAGCAAAGACCCTCTCAAACTTGTTGAATGTATGATCCAGGAGCAAAATGTGGCGTTCGTTGGACTCACGATACAATATTAATCTTTTTCTACGGAAcgtaaaatgaaacaaaaaggaaaaattgtAATAATCCTCTGTTGTTCTATAAGGAAAATATAGCGTGAAATTAACGAGGAGGTTTGATAAGTTAACCAGTGGGTGATAAAAGTAAAGGTTAGAACCCAATGAGAAGAAGGTTTGGCACGTGGGAAGgtggtggggggggggggggtaaaAAGAAGGAGAGAGTGTTTTAAAATTGACAGCCAATAATATCCATAGGGTCCGTCACTGTTACGTTAAAAATATCACATATTATCATTAAAGAAAATTGGATAAGATTCAGCCAGCCGGAGTCTGAATCAGCAGAAGCTGGCAACGTTTCCCACAAGGACACGCGCTTCCCACGCCCCCATATAAACTCTTTTCTCTTTTCACGGTCACGATTAATTACCTTTACTCCCACGTGTACGCCTACGATCCACTCTCCCCAGACGTGCTTAGAACTTAACGAAAACCTCTTTATGTCTACTTTCTTTGcttcaattaataataaatcaAATCAATAATCCAATATTTTGTCGAGTAACCATTCTTTCATTCCCTATtgtttgtaaagaaaaaaaatcatccaatacatttttaaactaattcatattgattctttttttacttgTTGAAATAGTAGTTTGAAAGCAATATTTGACACGACATTGGTGCTagaagaataagaataaaaaagttATTTCTTTCGCATACAAACGTTActagaagaataataatagaaaagGTTATTTCTTTTACATACAAATGTTATTAtccaaattaaaaattttaatatttgatatgGAAGAAATATTTGTACTACGCTACTATTCGGAAGAAACATTAAGAACCTATAATCTAATAATTagttgttatatttgtaaatacgTTGCATAATTTACGTTGCATAAATGGATATATATACATTAGTCTATAGACTGTTTTTACGTCAACTAGCAGGCATTAAACTATTGTTGGTAGAACCTTTCTATGTTAGTAGTAAATTTAGAAGTACATCGTTGATAtacacatttttaaaaaatgttaataCTAACTATTGATTGTTTTACTGTCGATTAAGTAGAGATTGTTATCTTTTATCGTCCATAAGTATATATAATGGACAAAGAAGTGTAACTATTAGACAATTGTTGTATTGAGttcaatatatttatttaacGTTCAATCTATAAGCCAGCCCAGTGGGCCAATTAGAAACATAAAGCATTTGGGCTTTATAATTGTAGGACTTTACCCCAAAGGGAGCCCTTCCAGAAATTCTCGAAGGCCTGGGCTTGAACCCAGGCCTAAGAGGGGGTTTGGAAATAGTTTTCAACCAGCAATAGACGCGCCTCGGTTAGTACCTCACTAGCTGCGTCATTGCCCCAAGCGCAAAGATGAATTCCAAACAACGATTTCCTTCCTTTCTTATAATAATCCGCTACCACTTAACTCATACCTTTTTCCGATGTGGGACTCAGTTTCTTCACTTGAAAGCTAATCAAAATTAGTACACCATCTTCCTACTTCATGTTCAACCAATGATCAAAATATTGATATGCATTATCATTTcagaattttaattttcttagtATTCATACATTTtgaaataggaaaaaaaaaggggaaattTTGCTCTATTTTATAagtattttggtttattatgcagagttttattaaatatttatccATTTTAGCAATATTTGAATGGTTGTTTTTTAAAATCACTAGGTAAGTTTTGGAAACTCTATTGGAAATTAGTGGAAACTTTATTTTGAAGTTATTTGAATAAATCTTTTTCTTTAACCAATGTCAGTTACTTTAATTTAGGGCAATGCCTCCCATTTAGATGGGTGATGACCTAATggtttaatttagaaaaatgcCTCACTTTCGGTTGCATCTAACATGTTAAAGTTGATTAGTCTAGTTCATGATTCATAATACTCACTATTAATGAAATTAGAGCAAATATCATGGAGTAGATTATGTTCAAATATCATGGAGTAGATTATGTTCAAATATCATGGAGGAGATTATGCTCAAATATCAAGGAGGAGATTATGCTGTATTTAACACTATTATTCTTCCCTTATTTAACCTTAATTTTGTGTATAAGTATACATGTATGCTGTAATATTTGAGATGAGAAATACAGAAAAATCAATAAAgttacatggtatcagagccaagtttCTAACCTAGCCGCCGTCGCCGCCGTCCTCATCCGCGAATCAGTTTCTGCACATCAGCCTTCTGCTCGAGTTGTTCATCCATCTGCCGCAGCTCTTTCCGCCACAACTCCAGTTCCGCCCGCAGCTTTCCGTCCGCCGTCGGTCTATTTTCGCCACAGTCTGCTCCGATTTCCGTCTGCCGCTCGATTTCTGTCCACAGATCGAGTTCCGTCACAGCCAATTTTCGCTTCCACATCCGCCCATCCCTGCAGATCCAGTCCGCCCCCTCTGTCCGACGCTAAGTCCGCCCTCTTTGTCCGTACCGTAAGGAAGTTCTCCGTGAGGAAGTTCGCCGTGAGATTAAGCCGACAACCCCCTCCTTGTAATCTATTATCTCGTTCATTCCACCGCACGTTCCTCTCGCCAGAAACGCTGAACGCCGTCGAAACCGAAGCCTAACCACAGCCGCGCTACTCAACTCGTCGTCCAGCTCACGCGCACTCCAGATCTGAAGTTGCGGGCTTCGAACTTTGTTGTTCTTCGTCCCTTTTTCGACGACCAAACGGGAACCGCCGAGCACGACGCCGCCCGACTAACATGCACACTACCTCCGCACTCCCGGACCTCCCATCTGTCCCCTGTGAGGAACCTGAACATGCACCTGTCCGACGGTCCACCCGGGTAAGAGAAACTCCTTCTCATCTCAAAGAGTACCATTATTTTTCTACTATCATGTCTTTAGTTGAACCTTCCTCGTATAAGGAAGCCAGTACTAACCCTTTGTGGCAGCAAGCAATGGATAATGAACTTCAAGCCTTAGCCAAAACTCACACCTGGGATTATGTTGACCTACCTCCTGGTAAGAAACCTATTGGCTGTAAGtggatttttaaaataaaaacgcACTCTGATGGCTCTATTGAACGATACAAAGCACGTCTTGTTGCTAAAGGATATTCTCAGGAATATGGGATTGATTATGAAGAAACATTTGCTCCAGTAGCTCAAATGACATCTGTCCGTAGTCTTCTAGCCATTGCAGCTGCAAAACAATGGCCCCTTCTTCAAATGGATGTTAAAAATGCGTTTCTGAATGGAACCCTATCTGAAGAAGTCTATATGAAACCACCACCTGACACTACTCCACCACCACAGAAAGTATGCCTTCTTCGCCGTGCTCTCTACGGCCTCAAACAGGCTCCTCGAGCTTGGTTTGCAACATTTAGTTCCACCATTACACAACTCGGGTTCACCTCCAGTTCTCATGATTCCGCCTTATTTACTTGTCAGACGCCTAATGGTATTGTTCTCATTCTCTTATATGTGGATGACATGATTATTACAGGTGATGACCCTCAAGCCATATCTGATTTGCAATGTTACCTGGGTAAGCATTTTGAGATGAAGGACTTAGGCAATCTCAACTATTTTCTTGGTCTTGAGATCTCCTCATCATCTAGTGGCTACTATTTATCTCAAGCAAAATATGCGTCTGACCTCCTCAATCGATCTGGTATTACTGATTCTACCACTTTCTCAACACCTCTGGATCCGAATGTGCGTCTCACTCCTTTTGATGGTGTTCCCCTTGAAGATCTCACTTTGTATAGGCAACTAGTTGGCAGCCTAATTTACCTAACCATGACTCGTCCAGATATTGCGTATGCAGTTCATATTGTTAGTCAATTCATGGCTGCCCCTCGTACAATTCACTTCACTGCCGTCCTTCGCATTCTTCGCTACATCAAAGGTACTTTGGGTCATGGTCTACAGTTCTCCTCCCAATCCTCCCTGGTTCTCTCTGGTTTCTCTGATGCTGATTGGGCAGGTGATCCTACTGATAGACGGTCTACCACTGGCTATTGCTTCTATCTAGGTGACGCTCTTATCTTCTGGCGAAGTAAGAAACAATCTGTTGTTTCCCGTTCCAGCACAGAGTCTGAATATCGTGCACTGGCTGATGCTACTTCAGAATTAATTTGGCTGCGTTGGCTTCTTACTTATATGGGGGCCCCACAGACATCACCCACTATTCTTCATTGTGATAATCACAGTGCTATTCAGATTGCACACAATGATGTATTCCATGAACGAACAAAGCATATTGAGAATGACTGTCACTTTGTTCGCCACCACCTACAGAGCAACACACTTCATCTCCAACCCATCTCTACCACCGATCAACCTGCGAATATATTCACCAAAGCTCTCCATTCTCTTCGTTTCACTCAGTTAATTCACAAACTCAAGGTGGTCTCGACACTCccatcttgagtttgagggagggtattaATGAAATTAGAGCAAATATCATGGAGTAGATTATGCTCAAATATCATGGAGGAGATTATGCTCAAATATCAAGGAGGAGATTATGCTGTATTTAACACTATTATTCTTCCCTTATTTAACCTTAATTTTGTGTATAAGTATACATGTATGCTGTAATATTTGAGATGAGAAATACAGAAAAATCAATAAAGTTACACTCACTATTATAATATTCATTATCAATTGTAATAATTTGTACTTGGGTgccaaaaataataattaccGTGACAAATAGATAACAatgcaacaaaaaaaaagtatgatATAACATAACTATTTGTTATAATTGAAACTTACGTGGTTCGGCTTGCCAATCTAACCACTTAAAATTGGGAGCTTAAACAACTAGTTTAGGATACTTGACTCATCAACTTAAGTTCGGGTTAAATAACTCAACTATAATATTATTTACTACTAAATTTTACACATTCAGACTGATTTCATAACTTCAACATAGATTGTTGGCTACCCAATACTCCATAACCTCCTTGAAAGATAATGGCAATGGTTTTTCATTTTAATCTTCACAGTTTCTTTTGTTTATGATAGAAAATGTAGAGTGAAAATTGATAGGGAtaagttttgatttttaatttttgaggttttgttttaggCACATTTTCTCGTTTGTTCTTGAAGTACAGtacaaaattcaaattcacTGTCTTTCCCTTTGCCTTTTCCATAGCTCCCGAACAAAGACCTCCACTAAAACGAAGACAAAAgttctcttttttatttacaTACACAATTACTTTTAGCTCTCTTTTATTGTGGGTATTCCCAATTTTCTTCGGTTTCGAAGAACGAAGTGAGAAATCTAGCGGAAGAGTCTTATGGCTGGTTATAAAGGTCATGATGAATATGATTATCTGTTTAAGCTTGTTTTGATCGGTGATTCTGGTGTGGGCAAATCAAACTTGCTCTCCAGATTTACAAGGAATCAGTTTAATTTAGAATCAAAGTCTACGATTGGGGTTGAGTTTGCTACCAAGAGTTTGGAAATTGATGGGAAGGTAATCAAGGCTCAGATTTGGGATACTGCTGGACAAGAAAGGTTTGCTTCTTCCTTCCTCTTTTTTCAAGTTCCAATCCATTTTAGTCAACTAAATTTATGGTATCTCTCAAAATTCCTATTACCCTTCCATGATTTCTTTGCCTTCGTGTCAATTGAATGGGAATTACATCGATATATTCTACAGTTGTTTGAATTTGGTGGGATGACTCTTTTTGGACTgccttttacttttattttgtGATTAAAGGAAGAGGGAGGGTTATTTGTGGACTAAATCGTAAGGTGTGAGGCAAAGGAAGAACTCCCTTGATTTTTCTGCTGTCATTTAGATTCTGATGGTCATGTTATGTAGAAGCTGGTTCTGTTCAAGTTTCATGCGTTGAGGAAGTACTCTGTTTTCCCCTCCACTACTTGTATGTATCCAACATGTTTTTATGCTTGCAGTTTGATTATGATTGGCAGAATGCTTTCGAATCGTAGCAATAGTTGCAAATTAGTCTTATCATGAAGGTGGTTTATCCTTGAAAAATCTGGTGGCCTTCAAGAATTTAGTTTATCTTACGGACTTTGTAATTAGTATTGAACAGTGAAGAATGAAGTTTCTATTGAAGTATTGATACAATTAAACTTATCATAATCCATCAGTTTAAGCTTTAAGTTCATCCGTGATTTAGCATGGTATTAGAGTAGGAGGTATTGTGTTGAAACTCATGTGAGGTTATTTCTTCCTCcaaattaatattgatttcatTTGTTGAGTTCTACAAATTTCTAAgcctacaagtgagggagaagGGAGAGGGTTGATATGTTTAAATCTACAGTAACATAACTTGTTAGCTTAAGCTATTGGGTTCGTTAACAATTTCCATGGGGAATGAGTGCGTAACTAGTATCATTTGCGATTGGAGTGATATTGTTTTCAGTTTTGTTAGTACTTGTTCGGTTGTTCTAGTTT
It contains:
- the LOC107991343 gene encoding LOW QUALITY PROTEIN: uncharacterized protein LOC107991343 (The sequence of the model RefSeq protein was modified relative to this genomic sequence to represent the inferred CDS: inserted 2 bases in 1 codon); this translates as MDKEVQPSGPIRNIKHLGFIIVGLYPKGSPSRNSRRPXGLNPGLRGGLEIVFNQQ
- the LOC103495491 gene encoding probable alpha,alpha-trehalose-phosphate synthase [UDP-forming] 7: MISRSYTNLLDLASGNFPAMEVKKKRFPRVMTVPGNVAELDDDQAYSVTSENPSSISSDRMIIVANQLPLRAKRREDDNSWSFSWNEDSLLLQLKDGLPEDMEILYVGSLKVDIQPEEQDEVSQILLERFRCIPAFLPPHILEKFYDGFCKRHLWPLFHYMLPYSADQKGRFDRSMWEAYVSANKLFFQKVVEVINPDDDYIWIHDYHLMVLPTFLRRRFNRVKMGFFLHSPFPSSEIYRTLPVREEILKALLNSDIIGFHTFDYARHFLSCCSRMLGLEYQSKRGYLGLEYYGRTIGIKIMPVGIHMSRIESVMKLADEDAKTRELTQQFAGKTVLLGVDDLDIFKGINLKLLAMEQVLKQHPKWIGKAVLIQIVNPARGKGRDLQEIEDEIKESCRRINKEYGHPGYEPIVLLDRHVPITERVAYYSIAECVAVTAVRDGMNLTPYEYVVCRQGISTSQKCLNFSGPKKSMLVISEFIGCSPSLSGAFRVNPWNVEKTAEALNEAISMADSEKQLRHEKHYRYVATHDVAYWSRSFLQDMERTCSDHFRRRCWGIGFSFGFRVVALDPNFRKLSVDAIVSSYSRAESRAILLDYDGTVMPQNSINKSPSAQVISILNTLCADAKNVVFIVSGRGRDSLSKWFCPCKKLGIAAEHGYFLRQSQNEEWKICGQSSDFGWMHIAEPVMKLYTEATDGSSIERKESALVWQYRDADPGFGSSQAKEMLDHLESVLANEPVAVKSGQFIVEVKPQGVTKGLVAEKIFSSMAEDGKLADFVLCIGDDRSDEDMFEIIGNALSSNILSPTTSVFACTVGQKPSKAKYYLDDTAEVISMLEYLAEASSPLPSSDDEEGENAS
- the LOC103495490 gene encoding pentatricopeptide repeat-containing protein At2g41080 isoform X2, yielding MGKPSGSFNAFLNPFYSFTVRSLSMKISSSASLQEFTSLCNDGRIRQAYDTFKVEIWSDPSLFSHLLQSCIKLGSLFGGKQLGDLENAQKLFDEMSERNIATWNAMIAGLTQFEFNKQALSLFKEMYGLGFLPDEFTLGSVLRGCAGLRSLLAGQEVHACLLKCGFELSSVVGSSLAHMYIKSGSLSDGEKLIKSMPIRTVVAWNTLIAGKAQNGCPEEVLNQYNMMKMAGFRPDKITFVSVLSACSELATLGQGQQIHAEVIKAGASSVLAVISSLISMYSRSGCLEDSIKAFVDREDFDVVLWSSMIAAYGFHGRGEEAVELFHQMEDLKMEANEVTFLSLLYACSHSGLKEKGTEYLDLMVKKYKLKPRIEHYTCVVDLLGRAGRLEEAEGMIRSMPVKPDGIIWKTLLAACKLHKEAEMAKRISEEIIKLDPLDAASYVLLSNIHASARNWPNVSEIRKAMRDRNVRKEPGISWLELKNLVHQFSMGDKSHPQYFEIDLYLKELMSELKRHGYVPDLGSVLHDMDNEEKEYNLAHHSEKFAIAFALMNTSENVPIRVMKNLRVCNDCHNAIKCISRIRNREIIVRDASRFHHFKDGECSCGNYW